GCGGCCCGAGTGAACCCGTCCGGGAGCGACTTCACCTCGTCGGCGTGGGAGGCCCAGACGCGGGTCGACGGCGCGAGCGAGCCGACGAGGGGGTCCTCGTCGTCGACGATCTCCACGTCGACGTCGGCGTAGCCGCCGTAGTCGCCGCCGCCGACCTCGCCGCCCAGCTCGGTCGCGATCAGCTGCATGCCGAGGCAGATCCCGAAGACGGGGACGTCCAGGTCGAGGTAGTCGGGCGCGTTGCCGACGCGGTCCATGTCGGGGCCGCCCGAGAGGACGATCCCGTCGGCCTCGACCTCGTCGGCCGGCTCGTCGGCGTCGACGATCTCGGTGTCGACGCCGATGTCGCGGAGCGCCCGCCGCTCGAGGTGCGTGAACTGGCCGTGGAGGTCGATGACGACGATTCGGGTCATGGCTCCGATTGACGGCTCCGGCACAAAAACGGCTCGGAACGGGGCGCAGTATCGTGGTGGTTTCGACTCTCTCAACGCCTCGGTAATGCACGAACGAGGATCGATCGAGGGATCCACGCCCCCGATCAGAGGTCGAGCGGCTCGCGCTTCGTGAACTCCCGGAGCAACACGGTCGCGTACGAGCCGCTTGGAAGCGCGAACGCGAACCGGGGGTCGCCGTCCGCAACCGACGCGTCGAGGTCGGTGCGTAGGAGTATCGCCCGGCGAGTGCCCGCCGAGTCGAAGTCGCCGGGGAGCGCGAAGTCGCCCGGTTCGATCCCGGCGTCGGTGAGGACCTCGCGCTCGATCTCGCCGGGCTCGCCGTCACCGAGCTCGGTCTCCGTGCCGACGAGCGGGGCCGTGACGAACGCCCGCCCGCGCTCGCAGTGCCGCGAGACGACCGACACGCGGTCGGCGTCGACGCGCTGGAGCCGGTCGGTGTCGGGCGCGTACAGCTCGTCGGGGGCGTCGCCGTCGGCGAAACAGACCACGTCGCCGGCGACGGGGCGGTCGAAGGGGAGCCCGCGGCGGAGCCGCTCGCTCAGGATCCGGTTGAAGAGGAACGACTGCGCGGCGTTGACGAACAGCCGCTGGAGGTTCGACGGCACCGCCTCCAGCGCGTGCCACCAGTCCCCGTCGTCGGGCGGCGCGTCGGGGGCGACGCCGCGGTCGGCGAGCCGGTGGACCATCGAGCGCTCGAATCGGAGCTTGCCCGGGATCGCGTCGAGGCAGGCCCCCCAGTCGCCGTCGCCGGTGCCGTCGGCGGCCGAGCGCTCCGCGTC
Above is a window of Halorubrum depositum DNA encoding:
- a CDS encoding GMP synthase subunit A is translated as MTRIVVIDLHGQFTHLERRALRDIGVDTEIVDADEPADEVEADGIVLSGGPDMDRVGNAPDYLDLDVPVFGICLGMQLIATELGGEVGGGDYGGYADVDVEIVDDEDPLVGSLAPSTRVWASHADEVKSLPDGFTRAATSDVCGIEAMSNPEADLYGVQWHPEVAHTERGDEVFENFVSICESS